The DNA segment TGCCCAGGTCAAGATACCCTTCACTGTCATAATGCCACGGGTCGGAATATTTGTATTCGTCAGTCGAGGTGACAAGCGCCGCGTGGCCATCAGTCGCAACAAAATTCGCTTGAGCCTTACGCACGACCTCTCCATAGTCCCACACCTTGCCATCCTGCTTTTGTCCGGAGTCCGATATGCGGCCAACCGCAACTGGCAAATCATCAGCCCTGAGAGCTGCACGGATCAAATCCATGAGGCGCCTTAAACTGGACTCATATCTAAGAGCAATTTCTTCAGAATAAGCAGCATCACTTTCACCCTGCATCCAGACAATCCCTGATGGGAGAAGCATATCCGCTTCTCCATCATCGTCAATATCCAAAACAGAGAATGCATTTCTAACAGTGGCCAGAAAATGGTCGTACTGATTGACACCATTCCCCTTATCATAATCGGGCTCCCAGCACCCATAATCTCCCGCGGCTGCAGTGTCAATGGATGTTCCACCACGTGAGTACTTGATGATAGCGATATGCTCATTTGGCTGCAGTTCTAGGATTTGACGCGCGAAAGTTAACTCGACTCCGAATCTGTCCGAGTAGGTGTTGGTTTTCCCATCTGAGGCAAGGCCCGCTCCGTGTCCAGGGCGTAGTTTACGCCACACCCCGTTACCATCGGTTTGAGAGCCATCGGGGGCAGTATTACCGTGATAAATCATTACTCGCTTGAAAGGATCTGTAAGCTCTTCAGGAAGGTCGCTGACATAGCCATATCCATCCATATTCGATTGGCCCCCTAAAAAATAGAGTTTGAATACCTTTGCCTCGAGATCGTGGTAACACAGGAAAAGTGCGAATAAGATAAAATGCACCAACAGTTGAGTTACTTTCATTTGGATCAAATCCCTCCGTAGCAATTTGGAATGTGATTTGTGAAAATACCAAGACT comes from the Candidatus Neomarinimicrobiota bacterium genome and includes:
- a CDS encoding sialate O-acetylesterase, coding for MKVTQLLVHFILFALFLCYHDLEAKVFKLYFLGGQSNMDGYGYVSDLPEELTDPFKRVMIYHGNTAPDGSQTDGNGVWRKLRPGHGAGLASDGKTNTYSDRFGVELTFARQILELQPNEHIAIIKYSRGGTSIDTAAAGDYGCWEPDYDKGNGVNQYDHFLATVRNAFSVLDIDDDGEADMLLPSGIVWMQGESDAAYSEEIALRYESSLRRLMDLIRAALRADDLPVAVGRISDSGQKQDGKVWDYGEVVRKAQANFVATDGHAALVTSTDEYKYSDPWHYDSEGYLDLGRQFADAIFRVSTPAQE